One window of the Paenibacillus beijingensis genome contains the following:
- a CDS encoding 16S rRNA (uracil(1498)-N(3))-methyltransferase: MQRYFVPREQFFDTEVVLSGEDARHAARVMRMKPGDEMIVSDGAGREARVSVTEIGSAGGEVRADIVELLPADREPKWQVTIAQALPKGDKMELVIQKGTEIGAFAFVPFQSERMIVQYDARKEAKRIERWQRIAKEAAEQSHRSRVPLVADVYSWRELIALAGEYDLTLFCYEKEGSAGAGIRSALQAAADRSAFPTDDAVKVLLIVGPEGGFTEKEAAEAEAAGATVVGLGKRILRAETAGLVGLACIMYESGEMGGD, translated from the coding sequence ATGCAGCGATATTTTGTGCCCCGGGAGCAATTTTTCGATACGGAGGTCGTCCTCTCCGGGGAGGACGCCCGCCATGCGGCCCGCGTCATGCGGATGAAGCCGGGCGATGAAATGATCGTCAGCGACGGCGCGGGACGGGAAGCGCGCGTGAGCGTCACGGAGATCGGTTCCGCGGGCGGCGAGGTCAGAGCGGACATTGTCGAGCTTTTGCCGGCGGACCGCGAGCCGAAGTGGCAGGTCACGATCGCGCAGGCGCTGCCCAAAGGCGATAAGATGGAGCTCGTCATCCAGAAAGGGACGGAAATCGGCGCTTTCGCGTTTGTTCCGTTCCAGTCGGAGCGGATGATCGTCCAGTACGACGCCCGCAAGGAAGCGAAGCGGATCGAGCGGTGGCAGCGGATTGCGAAAGAGGCGGCCGAACAGTCGCACCGCAGCCGCGTGCCGCTCGTCGCGGACGTTTATTCGTGGCGGGAGCTGATTGCGCTTGCCGGCGAATACGATTTGACGTTGTTTTGTTATGAGAAGGAAGGTTCGGCCGGAGCCGGAATCCGCAGCGCGCTTCAGGCAGCCGCCGACCGCTCGGCCTTTCCAACAGACGACGCAGTCAAAGTGCTGCTGATCGTCGGACCCGAAGGCGGGTTTACGGAAAAAGAGGCGGCGGAGGCGGAAGCGGCGGGCGCAACGGTCGTCGGTCTCGGCAAACGAATCTTGCGCGCGGAAACGGCGGGGCTGGTCGGCCTCGCATGCATCATGTACGAATCCGGAGAAATGGGAGGAGATTGA